The window TGCTCGGCGCCTTCAACGACAACATCTTCAAGCAGTCGCTGATCCTCGCCATCCTCTTCAAGCTCAGCGTTGCCGGCGACCGCACGGTGCTGGTCAATCTCTGCGCGCTGCTGTTCATCCTGCCGTTCTTCCTGTTCTCTGCGCTTGGCGGCCAGTTCGGCGAGAAGTTCGCCAAGGATGCGCTGATCCGTGCGATCAAGTTGGCCGAGATCGTCATCATGTTGGTCGGCGCGGCGGGCTTCCTGCTGAACAATCTGTGGCTGATGTTCCTCGCCCTGTTCGGCATGGGCACCCACTCGGCGCTGTTCGGCCCGGTGAAGTACTCGATCCTGCCGGCGGCGTTGCGCGAGGAGGAACTGGTCGGCGGCAATGCGCTGGTGGAAATGGGCACCTTCCTGGCCATTCTCGCCGGCACCATCGGCGCCGGCATCATGATGTCCGGGCAGGCCTATGCGCCGCTGGTGGCGACGGCGATCGTCGCGGTGGCCTGCGCAGGCTACCTGGCCAGTCGCGGCATTCCGCGTGCGGCGGCGGCGCTGCCGTCGTTGCGGCTGGACTGGAACATCTTCCGCCAGTCCTGGGCGATCCTGCGCCTGGGCCTCGGCCAGCGCCCGGCAGTGTCGCGCTCGCTGGTCGGCAACTCCTGGTTCTGGTTCCTCGGCGCCATCTACCTGACGCAGATCCCGGCCTACGCCAAGGAGTGGCTGCACGGCGACGAGACCGTGGTGACGCTGATCCTCACCGTATTCTCGGTGGGCATCGCCCTCGGCTCGATGCTCTGCGAGCGACTGTCCGGGCGCAAGGTGGAGATCGGCCTGGTGCCGTTCGGCTCGATCGGTCTAACCGTGTTCGGCCTGTTGCTCTGGTGGCATTCCGGCGGTTTTCCGCAACAGGCCGTGGCGCACGACTGGCTGGCGGTGCTGAGTCACGGCCAGGCCTGGTGGGTGCTGGGCGATATCCTCGGAATCGGTGTGTTCGGCGGCTTCTACATCGTGCCGCTGTACGCCCTGATCCAGGCGCGCACCGCCGAAAGCGAGCGGGCGCGGGTGATCGCCGCCAACAACATCCTCAATGCACTGTTCATGGTGATTTCGGCGATCGCCTCGATCCTCTTCCTCAGCGTCGCCGGGCTGTCGATTCCGCAGCTGTTCCTGGTGGTGTCGTTGATGAACATCGCGGTGAACAGCTACATCTTCAAGATCGTCCCCGAGTTCACCATGCGCTTCCTGATCTGGCTGCTCAGCCACTCCATGTACCGGGTCGAGCACCGCGGGCTGGAGCGCATCCCGGACGAGGGCGCGGCGGTGCTGGTGTGCAACCACGTGTCCTTCGTCGATGCGCTGCTGATCGGCGGCGCGGTACGCCGGCCGGTGCGCTTCGTCATGTACTACAAGATCTACCAGCTGCCGGTGCTCAACTTCGTATTCCGCACCGCCGGCACTGTGCCGATTGCCGGGCGCAGCGAGGATCTGCTGATTTACGACGCGGCGTTCAAGCAGATCGGCGAGTACCTGCGCGCTGGCGAATTAGTGTGCATCTTCCCCGAGGGCAAGCTGACCGGCGACGGCGAGATCGATGAGTTCAAGAGCGGCATCGCGCGTATCCTCGAGGAAAACCCGGTGCCGGTGATTCCCATGGCGCTGCAGGGTTTGTGGGGCAGCTTCTTCAGTCGGGATCCGGGCAAGGGTTTGTTCCGCCGCCTGTGGTCGCGCATCACTCTGGTGGCGGGCACCCCGCTGACGCCGGAACAGGCCAGCCCGTTGGCGTTGCAGGCGCAGGTGGCCGAGCTGCGTGGCCGCATGCGCTGAGTACAGAGACAAAAAGCCCGCCGATTGGCGGGCTTTTTGTTGGCTCGGGTTCAGTGGCTGAGCTTGAGGCCAAGCAGGCCGGCGACGATCAGCGTTACGCTGGCCAGGCGGATCAGCGCCATGGACTCGCCGAACAGGATGATCCCGGCGATTACCGTGCCGACCGCACCGACACCAGTCCATACCGCATAGGCGGTGCCCAGCGGCAACTCCTTCATCGCCAGGCCGAGCAGGCCGAGGCTGACCAGCATCGCGGCGATGGTCAGGGCAGTGGGCAGGGGGCGGGTGAAGCCATCGGTGTATTTCAGGCCGACGGCCCAGCCGACTTCGAACAAGCCGGCGAAGAACAGAATGATCCAAGACATGGGAACCTCCACAGCAAGAACAATGCTAGGGGTCGTCCCCGCTGGGTCACTCGATGAGTGGTGAGGTCGTCCTCACGAGAGAGGCTGATTTTGCCAATTGCTGTCCGTTGAGGCAAGTTTAAATGCCCCGTTTCGGTGCGAAGGGTGGGCGCCGCCGAGGACGACAGCGCCCGCTGGGCTTAGATGCCTTGCGGAATCTCTTCGCCGCCGAGCGCCTCGAACAGCGCCGGGAGGAACTCGCCGAACGTCAGCATCATCAGGGTGAAGCTGGCGTCCTGTTGGCTTAGCGCGTCATCGCCACCGTCCTGCTCGGCCTGCTCGGTGAGCAGATCCTCGAAGCGCAGGCGTTTGATGATCAGCTTGTCGTCGAGGACGAAGGACAGCTTGTCCTGCCAGGCCAGGGACAACTGGGTCACCAGCTTGCCGGCGGACAGGTGCAGTTGGATCTCTTCGCTGGTCAGGTCCTGGCGCTTGCAGCGCACCACGCCGCCGTCTTCGTCGGTGTCGCGTAGTTCGCATTCGTCGAGCACGGTGAAGTCGGCGGCGGCCTGCTGGGTTTTCACCCAGTCGGTGAGGGTGGCGGTCGGCGCGATTTTCACCGACAGCGGGCGCACCGGCAGCGAGCCGATGGCTTCGCGCAAGGTGGAGAGCAGATCTTCGGCGCGTTTCGGGCTGGCGGCATTGAGCAGAATCAGGCCCTGCTTGGGCGCAATGGCGGCAAAGGTGGCCGAGCGGCGGATAAAGGCGCGAGGCAGGAAGGCCTGGATGATTTCATCCTTGATCTGATCGCGTTCCTTCTTATAGACCTTGCGCATCTGCTCGGCCTCGATCTCGTCGACTTTCTCCTTCAGTGCTTCCTTGACCACGCTGCCGGGCAGGATGCGTTCTTCCTTGCGCGCGGCGATCAGCAGGAAGTCCTGGCTGACGTGCACCAGCGGCGCATCTGCACCCTTGCCGAACGGCGCGACGAAACCGTAGGTGGTCAGCTCCTGGCTGGCGCAGGGGCGGGCGGGTTTGCTGGCCAGTGCTGTCTCGAGAGCCTCGGCATCGAAAGACATATCCTGGGTGAGGCGATAGACGAGCAGGTTGCGAAACCACATGACGGGCGAATCTCCAATGACGCAAAGCGCGCATTATTCCCCCCCTCGCGGTGATAGGCCAACCCTGAGCTAAGCCTTTGGTGCATCAGTAAAAATTATTTTAAAAAGGTGCTTGCCAGGATCTGGGGCGCTCCGTAGAATGCGCGCCACACCGAGAGTGAAGGGTGATTAGCTCAGCCGGGAGAGCATCTGCCTTACAAGCAGAGGGTCGGCGGTTCGATCCCGTCATCACCCACCAATCCTTCTTAGTGTTACGCGCAGCGGTAGTTCAGTCGGTTAGAATACCGGCCTGTCACGCCGGGGGTCGCGGGTTCGAGTCCCGTCCGCTGCGCCATTTTCCCTCCTCGTTTCACCTCTGCTTTATCTTCGCTTAAACCCTAAAAAGCCTACCAAATACCTGAACTTATTCGGGTTTTCTCGTTCTCATCACCATAGCCAGTGATTGTGGTGGCCTGTTAAGCTCGCGCTTTCACTCGATGCCTTTGGCGCACAGACAAGGAAATAGCATGAGACAACATCGTTTAGCGGCGGCGGTGGCCCTGGTTGGCCTGGTTCTCGCGGGTTGCGACAAGCAGGCCAGCGTGGAACTGAAGACCCCGGCGCAAAAAGCCTCCTATGGCATCGGCCTGAATATGGGCAAGAGCCTGGCGCAGGAAGGCATGGATGACCTCGATTCCAAGGCTGTGGCTCAGGGCATCGAAGATGCCATCGGCAAGAAGGAGCAGAAGCTCAAGGATGAAGAGTTGGTTGAGGCTTTCGGTTTCTTGCAGAAGCGAGCCGAAGAGCGGATGGCCAAGCTCAATGAAGAGTCAGCTGCCGCCGGCAAGAAATTCCTCGAAGAGAACGGCAAGCGCGAAGGCGTAGTGACCACCGCTTCCGGCCTGCAGTACGAAGTCGTGAAGAAGGCCGACGGCCCGCAGCCCAAGGCCACCGATGTGGTGACCGTGCATTACGAGGGCAAGCTGACCGACGGCAAGGTGTTCGACAGCTCTGTCGAGCGTGGTAGCCCGATCGATCTGCCGGTCAACGGCGTGATTCCAGGCTGGGTCGAAGGTCTGCAGCTGATGCACGTTGGCGAGAAATACAAGCTCTATATCCCGAGTGAGCTGGCCTACGGTGCGCAGAGTCCGAGCCCGGCAATTCCGGCCAACTCGGTGCTGGTGTTCGACCTCGAGCTGCTGGGGATCAAAGATCCGGCGGCACAGCAACAATAAGCCGCAGTGATTGCACGACAACGCCCCGTTTCGACGGGGCGTTGTCGTTTCAGGGGGATATAAAACGAACCCGCGTGTGCCCGGCGCATCTGAGCGAGAGAGGAGTAGCAGTTGAGGTGTTACGGTTATGCACATTGGACGTACGTTCCGTATTGGATTTACTAGATCTCCTAGTGCGGCTTTTATTCTTTTTTAAAATATTGATTTTATTGATTTTTTTGCTGTGTTTAAAAAATGCCCGATCTGACCGGGAGCCGCATGGGCCGGGCATTTGCTCGACAAATTCAGGATTTGCTAACAGATTTATCCACAGCTTTAGTGGATAACCTGCTCAAGCCCTTTAGCTCGGGGCTAGCGAGGCATTGCGATGAAAGCGCCATGGAATTTCAGTAGTTACCTACCAATCGCGCAGCGTTTCCTTGCGCGGGGTCGACTACCGCTACTGCTGTTGGCGGTAGCACGAAAGAGTCTGCGGCAGGGGCGGCGCCTGACTGGCGTCAAGGAAGATTTGCAGTTACTGCAGGCACTCTGCGTCGCCTGGTGGCGGGGCGAATACCGGGCGATCAGCCGGCAAGCGCTGCTGGCGGTGGTCGCTGCGCTGCTGTACTTCCTGTCGCCACTGGATGCCATACCCGATCTGCTGTTCGGCGTAGGCTTTGTCGATGACCTCGCTGTGCTCGCTTGGCTGATGAGTACCTGGCGGCAGGAGCTGGATGCCTTCCGCGTCTGGTGTGCCGTCCAGTCGCCGGAACAGCAGGCGGCTTTGCATGTGTTACCGGCGCCAGAGCGCACCGAGCGCGGGGGATAGATGCACGGGCGCTGCTGCCATCACGTCTGATAGCGGATTTGTCCTGTTAAGATGGGCGCTTGCAACGGATGGTTGGGAAAAAGATGAACGTGCAAGTGATCATGCGTGACGGCGAAGCTGAATACGCCGTGCTGCCTTGGGCTTATTACCAGGAGCTGCTGCAGGCAGCTGGCCGAGCTCCGCAAGCTGAGCCCGTCCAAGCGCCTGGCCTTTCTGCCCGGCCAACCCTGGCCCAACTTGGTCTGCTGCGTGAGCAAAAGGGCATGACTGCCGAGCAATTGGCCCAGGCGGTGGGGATCAGTCCGCATTACTTGGCTATGATCGAAAAAGGTGAGCGTCAACCAGATGCGGCAATCCAGCGAGCCTTGGCCTGGAGTCTGGGTGTGGATGGTTGGGGGAGCGAGACTTGAGCGTACGTATTAGCCGTCAGCATTGGCAGGCGCTTCTAGACGAGCTCGAAGATGCGCGGCGGCAACGCCACTTATTGACCTATCGGGCCTTGATCGAGCGTTTGGAGCTGCCCACTCCCGCCATGCAGACGCTCACGGCCGCCTTGGAGCATCTGGCTGCACTGGATGCCCGGGCCGAACGGCCGTTGCGCAGTGCGCTGGTCATCAGTCAAGGCGCCAGCCGGTTGCCACGCCCCGGCTTCTTCGACAGCGTAGTCCGCCTCGGCCGTTTCGCCGGCCCTTCCGATGGAGTGGCGGCGGCTTCCTGGCATGCGGCAGAAGTGGTGCGGGTATTCGAGTTCAGCTATCCCGAGGAGTTCTAAATGTGGCTGTGGGATCTGCGCGCACGCCTCGGCTATTTCTGTGCCCGTCGCCTGTTCCGCTGGTCCTGGCTGGTTAAACAGCCGCGCGCCTGGCAGTGGATGCAGGGACAGTTCGCCCGCATGGCAGCCTTGGGTGATCGCTCGGCACAAAGTTTCTACGGTCATCTCCTGCTGTTTCGCGGCCAGGGCTTCGGCTCGCGCGAGGAGGGCATTCGTTTGCTGCGTCTGGCCGCGACGGCCGGCGATGCCAAGGCAGCGTATCAACTCGGTGTCCTGAGTCTGGCCGGCGATGGTCGCCAAGCCCCTGATGGTCTCGAGGCCGCGCGCTGGTGGGCGATGGCGGCTGGCGCCGGGCATCCGCTCGCGAGCCGGCGGTTGGCCGAACTCTACCGTCAGGGTGGTCATGGCTTGCAGGCTGATCCGCAACAGGCTGCACACTATGCGGCCCGTGCCGAGGAGTTGGGGCTCTAGCCTAGGCCGAGAGTTTCTGTGTATCGATGATATGCAGGCTGTAACCCGGCAGGGCCTTGGCGTGGCGCTTGGCTTCCGAAGCCAGGCTGGCCAGCTGACTGGCATCCAGCTGTGGGCAGCTTTCCGGATGCAGTTGGACCACCCCCAGTGACAGCGATAGCAGCTGATACTCCTGGCGCTGGCCCTGGCGATTGTGCGCGATGATGCAGCCTGCCTCGAGATGTTCGGCTT is drawn from Pseudomonas cavernae and contains these coding sequences:
- a CDS encoding MFS transporter; this translates as MTTHSQFALLGKKRFLPFFVTQLLGAFNDNIFKQSLILAILFKLSVAGDRTVLVNLCALLFILPFFLFSALGGQFGEKFAKDALIRAIKLAEIVIMLVGAAGFLLNNLWLMFLALFGMGTHSALFGPVKYSILPAALREEELVGGNALVEMGTFLAILAGTIGAGIMMSGQAYAPLVATAIVAVACAGYLASRGIPRAAAALPSLRLDWNIFRQSWAILRLGLGQRPAVSRSLVGNSWFWFLGAIYLTQIPAYAKEWLHGDETVVTLILTVFSVGIALGSMLCERLSGRKVEIGLVPFGSIGLTVFGLLLWWHSGGFPQQAVAHDWLAVLSHGQAWWVLGDILGIGVFGGFYIVPLYALIQARTAESERARVIAANNILNALFMVISAIASILFLSVAGLSIPQLFLVVSLMNIAVNSYIFKIVPEFTMRFLIWLLSHSMYRVEHRGLERIPDEGAAVLVCNHVSFVDALLIGGAVRRPVRFVMYYKIYQLPVLNFVFRTAGTVPIAGRSEDLLIYDAAFKQIGEYLRAGELVCIFPEGKLTGDGEIDEFKSGIARILEENPVPVIPMALQGLWGSFFSRDPGKGLFRRLWSRITLVAGTPLTPEQASPLALQAQVAELRGRMR
- the sugE gene encoding quaternary ammonium compound efflux SMR transporter SugE, which produces MSWIILFFAGLFEVGWAVGLKYTDGFTRPLPTALTIAAMLVSLGLLGLAMKELPLGTAYAVWTGVGAVGTVIAGIILFGESMALIRLASVTLIVAGLLGLKLSH
- the rdgC gene encoding recombination-associated protein RdgC, which encodes MWFRNLLVYRLTQDMSFDAEALETALASKPARPCASQELTTYGFVAPFGKGADAPLVHVSQDFLLIAARKEERILPGSVVKEALKEKVDEIEAEQMRKVYKKERDQIKDEIIQAFLPRAFIRRSATFAAIAPKQGLILLNAASPKRAEDLLSTLREAIGSLPVRPLSVKIAPTATLTDWVKTQQAAADFTVLDECELRDTDEDGGVVRCKRQDLTSEEIQLHLSAGKLVTQLSLAWQDKLSFVLDDKLIIKRLRFEDLLTEQAEQDGGDDALSQQDASFTLMMLTFGEFLPALFEALGGEEIPQGI
- a CDS encoding FKBP-type peptidyl-prolyl cis-trans isomerase, which codes for MRQHRLAAAVALVGLVLAGCDKQASVELKTPAQKASYGIGLNMGKSLAQEGMDDLDSKAVAQGIEDAIGKKEQKLKDEELVEAFGFLQKRAEERMAKLNEESAAAGKKFLEENGKREGVVTTASGLQYEVVKKADGPQPKATDVVTVHYEGKLTDGKVFDSSVERGSPIDLPVNGVIPGWVEGLQLMHVGEKYKLYIPSELAYGAQSPSPAIPANSVLVFDLELLGIKDPAAQQQ
- a CDS encoding YkvA family protein: MKAPWNFSSYLPIAQRFLARGRLPLLLLAVARKSLRQGRRLTGVKEDLQLLQALCVAWWRGEYRAISRQALLAVVAALLYFLSPLDAIPDLLFGVGFVDDLAVLAWLMSTWRQELDAFRVWCAVQSPEQQAALHVLPAPERTERGG
- a CDS encoding helix-turn-helix transcriptional regulator, producing the protein MNVQVIMRDGEAEYAVLPWAYYQELLQAAGRAPQAEPVQAPGLSARPTLAQLGLLREQKGMTAEQLAQAVGISPHYLAMIEKGERQPDAAIQRALAWSLGVDGWGSET
- a CDS encoding sel1 repeat family protein, coding for MWLWDLRARLGYFCARRLFRWSWLVKQPRAWQWMQGQFARMAALGDRSAQSFYGHLLLFRGQGFGSREEGIRLLRLAATAGDAKAAYQLGVLSLAGDGRQAPDGLEAARWWAMAAGAGHPLASRRLAELYRQGGHGLQADPQQAAHYAARAEELGL